Proteins encoded by one window of Rhinolophus ferrumequinum isolate MPI-CBG mRhiFer1 chromosome 13, mRhiFer1_v1.p, whole genome shotgun sequence:
- the DCTN1 gene encoding dynactin subunit 1 isoform X3 codes for MSAEASARPLRVGSRVEVIGKGHRGTVAYVGATLFATGKWVGVILDEAKGKNDGTVQGRRYFTCDEGHGIFVRQSQIQVFEDGADTTSPETPDSSASKVLKREGTDSAAKTSKLRGLKPKKAPTARKTTTRRPKPTRPASSAGVAGASSSLGPSGSASAGELSSSEPSTPAQTPLAAPIIPTPALTSPGAAPPLPSPSKEEEGLRAQVRDLEEKLETLRLKRAEDKAKLKELEKYKIQLEQVQEWKSKMQEQQADLQRRLKEARKEAKEALEAKERYMEEMADTADAIEMATLDKEMAEERAESLQQEVEALKERVDELTTDLEILKAEIEEKGSDGAASSYQLKQFEEQNARLKDALVRMRDLSSSEKQEHVKLQKLMEKKNQELEVVRQQRERLQEELSQAESTIDELKEQVDAALGAEEMVEMLTDRNLNLEEKVRELRETVGDLEAINEMNDELQENARETELELREQLDMAGARVREAQKRVEAAQETVADYQQTIRKYRQLTAHLQDVNRELTNQQEASVERQQQPPPETFDFKIKFAETKAHAKAIEMELRQMEVAQANRHMSLLTAFMPDSFLRPGGDHDCVLVLLLMPRLVCKAELIRKQAQEKFELSENCSERPGLRGAAGEQLSFAAGLVYSLSLLQATLHRYEHALSQCNVDVYKKVGGLYPEMSAHERSLDFLIELLHKDQLDETVNVEPLTKAIKYYQHLYSIHLAEQPEDSTMQLADHIKFTQSALDCMGVEVGRLRAFLQGGQEASDIALLLRDLETSCSDIRQFCKKIRRRMPGTDAPGIPTALAFGPQVSDTLLDCRKHLTWVVAVLQEVAAAAAQLIAPLAENEGLPVAALEELAFKASEQIYGTPSSSPYECLRQSCSILISTMNKLATAMQEGEYDAERPPSKPPPVELRAAALRAEITDAEGLGLKLEDRETVIKELKKSLKIKGEELSEANVRLSLLEKKLDSAAKDADERIEKVQTRLDETQALLRKKEKEFEETMDALQADIDQLEAEKAELKQRLSSQSKRTIEGLRGPPPSGIATLVSGIAGEEQQRGGAPGQALGPVTGPGLVKDSPLLLQQISAMRLHISQLQHENSVLKGAQMKASLASLPPLHVAKLSLPPHEGPGSELATGALYRKTSQLLERLNQLSTHTHVVDITRVSPAAKSPSAQLLEQVAQLKSLSDTIEKLKDEVLKETVSQRPGATVPTDFATFPSSAFLRAKEEQQDDTVYLGKVTFSCAAGLGQRHRLVLTQEQLHQLHSRLIS; via the exons ATGAGTGCAGAGGCAAGTGCCCGGCCTCTCCGCGTGGGCTCCCGTGTGGAGGTGATTGGGAAAGGGCACCGAGGCACTGTGGCCTATGTGGGAGCCACACTCTTTGCCACTGGCAAGTGGGTAGGTGTGATCCTGGATGAAGCAAAGGGCAAGAATGATGGAACTGTCCAAGGCAGGAGATACTTCACTTGCGATGAAGGGCATGGCATCTTTGTGCGCCAATCCCAG ATTCAGGTATTTGAAGATGGAGCAGATACTACTTCCCCAGAGACACCTGATTCTTCTGCCTCAAAGGTCCTCAAAAGAG AGGGAACTGACTCAGCTGCAAAGACCAGCAAACTG CGGGGACTGAAGCCTAAGAAG GCACCGACAGCCCGAAAG ACCACAACTCGGCGGCCCAAG CCCACCCGCCCAGCCAGTAGTGCTGGGGTGGCCGGCGCCAGTAGCTCCCTGGGCCCCTCTGGCTCAGCATCAGCAGGTGAGCTGAGTAGCAGTGAGCCCAGCACTCCAGCTCAGACTCCGCTGGCGGCACCTATCATCCCCACGCCGGCCCTCACCTCTCCTGGAGCAgcacctcctcttccttccccctccaaG GAGGAAGAGGGGCTGAGGGCCCAGGTGCGGGACCTGGAGGAGAAACTAGAGACCCTGCGGCTGAAACGGGCAGAGGACAAAGCAAAGCTAAAGGAGCTGGAGAAATACAAGATCCAGCTGGAGCAGGTGCAGGAATGGAAGAGCAAAATGCAGGAGCAGCAGGCAGACCTGCAGCGGCGCCTCAAGGAGGCGCGGAAG GAAGCCAAGGAGGCACTGGAGGCAAAGGAACGCTACATGGAGGAGATGGCTGACACTGCCGACGCCATCGAGATGGCCACTCTGGACAAGGAGATGGCTGAAGAGCGGGCCGAGTCCCTGCAGCAGGAGGTGGAGGCGCTGAAGGAGCGTGTGGACGAGCTCACCACTGACTTGGAGATCCTCAAGGCTGAGATTGAAGAGAAGG GCTCCGATGGGGCTGCGTCCAGTTACCAGCTCAAGCAGTTCGAGGAGCAGAACGCCCGCCTAAAGGATGCCCTGGTGAG GATGCGGGATCTTTCTTCCTCAGAGAAGCAGGAGCATGTGAAACTCCAGAAGCTCATGGAAAAGAAGAACCAAGAGCTGGAAGTTGTGAGGCAGCAGCGGGAGCGTCTGCAGGAGGAGCTGAGCCAGGCAGAGAGTACCATCGATGAGCTCAAGGAGCAG GTGGATGCTGCTCTGGGCGCTGAGGAGATGGTGGAGATGCTGACAGACCGGAACCTGAATCTGGAAGAGAAAGTGCGGGAATTGAGAGAGACGGTGGGGGACTTG GAAGCCATCAATGAAATGAATGACGAGCTGCAGGAGAATGCGCGTGAGACAGAACTGGAGCTGCGGGAGCAGCTGGACATGGCGGGCGCTCGGGTGCGCGAGGCCCAGAAGCGTGTGGAGGCAGCCCAGGAGACGGTTGCAGACTACCAGCAAACCATCAGGAAGTACCGCCAGCTGACCGCCCACCTACAG GACGTGAATCGGGAACTGACGAACCAGCAGGAAGCATCGGTGGAGCGGCAGCAGCAGCCACCCCCAGAGACTTTTGACTTCAAAATCAAGTTTGCTGAGACTAAGGCCCACGCCAAG GCGATTGAGATGGAACTGAGGCAAATGGAGGTGGCCCAGGCCAACCGGCACATGTCCCTGCTGACAGCCTTCATGCCCGACAGCTTCCTGCGGCCCGGCGGGGACCATGACTGCGTCCTGGTGCTGCTGCTCATGCCTCGTCTCGTTTGTAAG GCGGAGCTGATCCGGAAGCAGGCCCAGGAGAAGTTTGAACTAAGCGAGAACTGTTCAGAGCGGCCCGGGCTTCGAGGAGCTGCAGGGGAGCAGCTCAGCTTTGCTGCTGGGCTGGTGTACTCGCTGAGTCTGCTGCAGGCCACACTTCACCGCTACGAGCA TGCCCTCTCTCAGTGCAATGTGGATGTGTATAAGAAGGTGGGCGGCCTCTACCCTGAGATGAGTGCCCACGAGCGCTCCTTGGACTTCCTCATTGAGCTGCTGCACAAGGACCAGCTGGATGAGACCGTCAATGTCGAACCTCTCACCAAGGCCATCAAGTACTACCAG CATCTGTACAGCATCCACCTTGCCGAACAGCCCGAGGACAGTACCATGCAGCTGGCCGACCACATCAAG TTCACCCAGAGTGCCCTGGATTGCATGGGCGTGGAGGTGGGACGGCTGCGTGCCTTCTTGCAG GGTGGGCAGGAGGCTTCAGATATTGCCCTCCTGCTCCGGGACCTGGAAACATCGTGCAGTGACATCCGCCAGTTCTGCAAGAAGATCCGGAGGCGAATGCCGGGGACAGATGCTCCTGGGATCCCTACTGCACTGGCCTTTGGACCACAG GTGTCCGACACACTCCTAGACTGCAGGAAACACTTGACGTGGGTGGTAGCTGTGCTGCAGGAAGTGGCAGCTGCTGCTGCCCAGCTCATTGCCCCACTGGCAGAGAATGAGGGACTGCCCGTGGCTGCCCTGGAGGAACTGGCCTTCAAAGCAAGCGAGCAG ATCTATGGGACCCCTTCCAGCAGTCCCTACGAGTGTCTGCGCCAGTCGTGCAGCATCCTCATCAGCACCATGAACAAGCTGGCCACAGCCATGCAGGAAGGAGAGTATGATGCAGAGCGGCCCCCCAGCAAG CCGCCTCCTGTCGAGCTGCGGGCTGCAGCCCTTCGTGCGGAGATCACAGACGCTGAAGGCCTGGGCTTGAAACTTGAAGATCGAGAGACAGTTATCAAGGAGTTGAAGAAGTCACTCAAGATCAAG GGGGAGGAGCTGAGTGAGGCCAACGTGCGGCTGAGCCTCCTGGAGAAGAAGCTGGACAGCGCTGCCAAGGACGCAGACGAGCGCATTGAGAAAGTCCAGACTCGGCTGGATGAGACCCAGGCGCTGCTGCGGAAGAAGGAGAA AGAGTTCGAGGAGACGATGGATGCGCTGCAGGCTGACATTGACCAGCTGGAGGCGGAGAAGGCGGAGCTAAAGCAGCGGCTCAGCAGCCAGTCCAAGCGCACCATCGAGGGTCTCCGGGGGCCCCCTCCCTCGGGTATTGCTACCCTGGTCTCTGGCATTGCTGGTG AAGAACAGCAGCGAG GAGGCGCCCCTGGGCAGGCTCTGGGGCCTGTGACAGGCCCGGGGCTGGTGAAGGACTCGCCACTGCTGCTTCAGCAGATCTCGGCCATGAGGCTGCACATCTCCCAGCTCCAGCATGAGAACAGCGTCCTCAAG GGAGCCCAGATGAAGGCCTCCTTAGCATCCCTGCCCCCTCTGCATGTGGCAAAGCTCTCCCTCCCGCCCCACGAGGGCCCTGGCAGTGAGCTGGCGACTGGAGCGCTCTATCGAAAGACCAGCCAGCTGCTGGAGAGGTTGAATCAGCTGAGCACGCACACCCACGTAGTAGATATCACGCGTGTGAGCCCTG CTGCCAAGAGCCCATCAGCCCAGCTCCTGGAGCAAGTGGCTCAGCTCAAGTCCCTAAGCGACACCATCGAGAAGCTCAAG
- the DCTN1 gene encoding dynactin subunit 1 isoform X6, whose translation MMRQAPTARKTTTRRPKPTRPASSAGVAGASSSLGPSGSASAGELSSSEPSTPAQTPLAAPIIPTPALTSPGAAPPLPSPSKEEEGLRAQVRDLEEKLETLRLKRAEDKAKLKELEKYKIQLEQVQEWKSKMQEQQADLQRRLKEARKEAKEALEAKERYMEEMADTADAIEMATLDKEMAEERAESLQQEVEALKERVDELTTDLEILKAEIEEKGSDGAASSYQLKQFEEQNARLKDALVRMRDLSSSEKQEHVKLQKLMEKKNQELEVVRQQRERLQEELSQAESTIDELKEQVDAALGAEEMVEMLTDRNLNLEEKVRELRETVGDLEAINEMNDELQENARETELELREQLDMAGARVREAQKRVEAAQETVADYQQTIRKYRQLTAHLQDVNRELTNQQEASVERQQQPPPETFDFKIKFAETKAHAKAIEMELRQMEVAQANRHMSLLTAFMPDSFLRPGGDHDCVLVLLLMPRLVCKAELIRKQAQEKFELSENCSERPGLRGAAGEQLSFAAGLVYSLSLLQATLHRYEHALSQCNVDVYKKVGGLYPEMSAHERSLDFLIELLHKDQLDETVNVEPLTKAIKYYQHLYSIHLAEQPEDSTMQLADHIKFTQSALDCMGVEVGRLRAFLQGGQEASDIALLLRDLETSCSDIRQFCKKIRRRMPGTDAPGIPTALAFGPQVSDTLLDCRKHLTWVVAVLQEVAAAAAQLIAPLAENEGLPVAALEELAFKASEQIYGTPSSSPYECLRQSCSILISTMNKLATAMQEGEYDAERPPSKPPPVELRAAALRAEITDAEGLGLKLEDRETVIKELKKSLKIKGEELSEANVRLSLLEKKLDSAAKDADERIEKVQTRLDETQALLRKKEKEFEETMDALQADIDQLEAEKAELKQRLSSQSKRTIEGLRGPPPSGIATLVSGIAGGGAPGQALGPVTGPGLVKDSPLLLQQISAMRLHISQLQHENSVLKGAQMKASLASLPPLHVAKLSLPPHEGPGSELATGALYRKTSQLLERLNQLSTHTHVVDITRVSPAAKSPSAQLLEQVAQLKSLSDTIEKLKDEVLKETVSQRPGATVPTDFATFPSSAFLRAKEEQQDDTVYLGKVTFSCAAGLGQRHRLVLTQEQLHQLHSRLIS comes from the exons aTGATGAGACAGGCACCGACAGCCCGAAAG ACCACAACTCGGCGGCCCAAG CCCACCCGCCCAGCCAGTAGTGCTGGGGTGGCCGGCGCCAGTAGCTCCCTGGGCCCCTCTGGCTCAGCATCAGCAGGTGAGCTGAGTAGCAGTGAGCCCAGCACTCCAGCTCAGACTCCGCTGGCGGCACCTATCATCCCCACGCCGGCCCTCACCTCTCCTGGAGCAgcacctcctcttccttccccctccaaG GAGGAAGAGGGGCTGAGGGCCCAGGTGCGGGACCTGGAGGAGAAACTAGAGACCCTGCGGCTGAAACGGGCAGAGGACAAAGCAAAGCTAAAGGAGCTGGAGAAATACAAGATCCAGCTGGAGCAGGTGCAGGAATGGAAGAGCAAAATGCAGGAGCAGCAGGCAGACCTGCAGCGGCGCCTCAAGGAGGCGCGGAAG GAAGCCAAGGAGGCACTGGAGGCAAAGGAACGCTACATGGAGGAGATGGCTGACACTGCCGACGCCATCGAGATGGCCACTCTGGACAAGGAGATGGCTGAAGAGCGGGCCGAGTCCCTGCAGCAGGAGGTGGAGGCGCTGAAGGAGCGTGTGGACGAGCTCACCACTGACTTGGAGATCCTCAAGGCTGAGATTGAAGAGAAGG GCTCCGATGGGGCTGCGTCCAGTTACCAGCTCAAGCAGTTCGAGGAGCAGAACGCCCGCCTAAAGGATGCCCTGGTGAG GATGCGGGATCTTTCTTCCTCAGAGAAGCAGGAGCATGTGAAACTCCAGAAGCTCATGGAAAAGAAGAACCAAGAGCTGGAAGTTGTGAGGCAGCAGCGGGAGCGTCTGCAGGAGGAGCTGAGCCAGGCAGAGAGTACCATCGATGAGCTCAAGGAGCAG GTGGATGCTGCTCTGGGCGCTGAGGAGATGGTGGAGATGCTGACAGACCGGAACCTGAATCTGGAAGAGAAAGTGCGGGAATTGAGAGAGACGGTGGGGGACTTG GAAGCCATCAATGAAATGAATGACGAGCTGCAGGAGAATGCGCGTGAGACAGAACTGGAGCTGCGGGAGCAGCTGGACATGGCGGGCGCTCGGGTGCGCGAGGCCCAGAAGCGTGTGGAGGCAGCCCAGGAGACGGTTGCAGACTACCAGCAAACCATCAGGAAGTACCGCCAGCTGACCGCCCACCTACAG GACGTGAATCGGGAACTGACGAACCAGCAGGAAGCATCGGTGGAGCGGCAGCAGCAGCCACCCCCAGAGACTTTTGACTTCAAAATCAAGTTTGCTGAGACTAAGGCCCACGCCAAG GCGATTGAGATGGAACTGAGGCAAATGGAGGTGGCCCAGGCCAACCGGCACATGTCCCTGCTGACAGCCTTCATGCCCGACAGCTTCCTGCGGCCCGGCGGGGACCATGACTGCGTCCTGGTGCTGCTGCTCATGCCTCGTCTCGTTTGTAAG GCGGAGCTGATCCGGAAGCAGGCCCAGGAGAAGTTTGAACTAAGCGAGAACTGTTCAGAGCGGCCCGGGCTTCGAGGAGCTGCAGGGGAGCAGCTCAGCTTTGCTGCTGGGCTGGTGTACTCGCTGAGTCTGCTGCAGGCCACACTTCACCGCTACGAGCA TGCCCTCTCTCAGTGCAATGTGGATGTGTATAAGAAGGTGGGCGGCCTCTACCCTGAGATGAGTGCCCACGAGCGCTCCTTGGACTTCCTCATTGAGCTGCTGCACAAGGACCAGCTGGATGAGACCGTCAATGTCGAACCTCTCACCAAGGCCATCAAGTACTACCAG CATCTGTACAGCATCCACCTTGCCGAACAGCCCGAGGACAGTACCATGCAGCTGGCCGACCACATCAAG TTCACCCAGAGTGCCCTGGATTGCATGGGCGTGGAGGTGGGACGGCTGCGTGCCTTCTTGCAG GGTGGGCAGGAGGCTTCAGATATTGCCCTCCTGCTCCGGGACCTGGAAACATCGTGCAGTGACATCCGCCAGTTCTGCAAGAAGATCCGGAGGCGAATGCCGGGGACAGATGCTCCTGGGATCCCTACTGCACTGGCCTTTGGACCACAG GTGTCCGACACACTCCTAGACTGCAGGAAACACTTGACGTGGGTGGTAGCTGTGCTGCAGGAAGTGGCAGCTGCTGCTGCCCAGCTCATTGCCCCACTGGCAGAGAATGAGGGACTGCCCGTGGCTGCCCTGGAGGAACTGGCCTTCAAAGCAAGCGAGCAG ATCTATGGGACCCCTTCCAGCAGTCCCTACGAGTGTCTGCGCCAGTCGTGCAGCATCCTCATCAGCACCATGAACAAGCTGGCCACAGCCATGCAGGAAGGAGAGTATGATGCAGAGCGGCCCCCCAGCAAG CCGCCTCCTGTCGAGCTGCGGGCTGCAGCCCTTCGTGCGGAGATCACAGACGCTGAAGGCCTGGGCTTGAAACTTGAAGATCGAGAGACAGTTATCAAGGAGTTGAAGAAGTCACTCAAGATCAAG GGGGAGGAGCTGAGTGAGGCCAACGTGCGGCTGAGCCTCCTGGAGAAGAAGCTGGACAGCGCTGCCAAGGACGCAGACGAGCGCATTGAGAAAGTCCAGACTCGGCTGGATGAGACCCAGGCGCTGCTGCGGAAGAAGGAGAA AGAGTTCGAGGAGACGATGGATGCGCTGCAGGCTGACATTGACCAGCTGGAGGCGGAGAAGGCGGAGCTAAAGCAGCGGCTCAGCAGCCAGTCCAAGCGCACCATCGAGGGTCTCCGGGGGCCCCCTCCCTCGGGTATTGCTACCCTGGTCTCTGGCATTGCTGGTG GAGGCGCCCCTGGGCAGGCTCTGGGGCCTGTGACAGGCCCGGGGCTGGTGAAGGACTCGCCACTGCTGCTTCAGCAGATCTCGGCCATGAGGCTGCACATCTCCCAGCTCCAGCATGAGAACAGCGTCCTCAAG GGAGCCCAGATGAAGGCCTCCTTAGCATCCCTGCCCCCTCTGCATGTGGCAAAGCTCTCCCTCCCGCCCCACGAGGGCCCTGGCAGTGAGCTGGCGACTGGAGCGCTCTATCGAAAGACCAGCCAGCTGCTGGAGAGGTTGAATCAGCTGAGCACGCACACCCACGTAGTAGATATCACGCGTGTGAGCCCTG CTGCCAAGAGCCCATCAGCCCAGCTCCTGGAGCAAGTGGCTCAGCTCAAGTCCCTAAGCGACACCATCGAGAAGCTCAAG
- the DCTN1 gene encoding dynactin subunit 1 isoform X5, with translation MAQSKRHVYSRTPSGSRMSAEASARPLRVGSRVEVIGKGHRGTVAYVGATLFATGKWVGVILDEAKGKNDGTVQGRRYFTCDEGHGIFVRQSQIQVFEDGADTTSPETPDSSASKVLKREGTDSAAKTSKLPTRPASSAGVAGASSSLGPSGSASAGELSSSEPSTPAQTPLAAPIIPTPALTSPGAAPPLPSPSKEEEGLRAQVRDLEEKLETLRLKRAEDKAKLKELEKYKIQLEQVQEWKSKMQEQQADLQRRLKEARKEAKEALEAKERYMEEMADTADAIEMATLDKEMAEERAESLQQEVEALKERVDELTTDLEILKAEIEEKGSDGAASSYQLKQFEEQNARLKDALVRMRDLSSSEKQEHVKLQKLMEKKNQELEVVRQQRERLQEELSQAESTIDELKEQVDAALGAEEMVEMLTDRNLNLEEKVRELRETVGDLEAINEMNDELQENARETELELREQLDMAGARVREAQKRVEAAQETVADYQQTIRKYRQLTAHLQDVNRELTNQQEASVERQQQPPPETFDFKIKFAETKAHAKAIEMELRQMEVAQANRHMSLLTAFMPDSFLRPGGDHDCVLVLLLMPRLVCKAELIRKQAQEKFELSENCSERPGLRGAAGEQLSFAAGLVYSLSLLQATLHRYEHALSQCNVDVYKKVGGLYPEMSAHERSLDFLIELLHKDQLDETVNVEPLTKAIKYYQHLYSIHLAEQPEDSTMQLADHIKFTQSALDCMGVEVGRLRAFLQGGQEASDIALLLRDLETSCSDIRQFCKKIRRRMPGTDAPGIPTALAFGPQVSDTLLDCRKHLTWVVAVLQEVAAAAAQLIAPLAENEGLPVAALEELAFKASEQIYGTPSSSPYECLRQSCSILISTMNKLATAMQEGEYDAERPPSKPPPVELRAAALRAEITDAEGLGLKLEDRETVIKELKKSLKIKGEELSEANVRLSLLEKKLDSAAKDADERIEKVQTRLDETQALLRKKEKEFEETMDALQADIDQLEAEKAELKQRLSSQSKRTIEGLRGPPPSGIATLVSGIAGGGAPGQALGPVTGPGLVKDSPLLLQQISAMRLHISQLQHENSVLKGAQMKASLASLPPLHVAKLSLPPHEGPGSELATGALYRKTSQLLERLNQLSTHTHVVDITRVSPAAKSPSAQLLEQVAQLKSLSDTIEKLKDEVLKETVSQRPGATVPTDFATFPSSAFLRAKEEQQDDTVYLGKVTFSCAAGLGQRHRLVLTQEQLHQLHSRLIS, from the exons ATGGCCCAGAGCAAGAGGCACGTGTATAGCCGG ACGCCCAGCGGTAGCAGAATGAGTGCAGAGGCAAGTGCCCGGCCTCTCCGCGTGGGCTCCCGTGTGGAGGTGATTGGGAAAGGGCACCGAGGCACTGTGGCCTATGTGGGAGCCACACTCTTTGCCACTGGCAAGTGGGTAGGTGTGATCCTGGATGAAGCAAAGGGCAAGAATGATGGAACTGTCCAAGGCAGGAGATACTTCACTTGCGATGAAGGGCATGGCATCTTTGTGCGCCAATCCCAG ATTCAGGTATTTGAAGATGGAGCAGATACTACTTCCCCAGAGACACCTGATTCTTCTGCCTCAAAGGTCCTCAAAAGAG AGGGAACTGACTCAGCTGCAAAGACCAGCAAACTG CCCACCCGCCCAGCCAGTAGTGCTGGGGTGGCCGGCGCCAGTAGCTCCCTGGGCCCCTCTGGCTCAGCATCAGCAGGTGAGCTGAGTAGCAGTGAGCCCAGCACTCCAGCTCAGACTCCGCTGGCGGCACCTATCATCCCCACGCCGGCCCTCACCTCTCCTGGAGCAgcacctcctcttccttccccctccaaG GAGGAAGAGGGGCTGAGGGCCCAGGTGCGGGACCTGGAGGAGAAACTAGAGACCCTGCGGCTGAAACGGGCAGAGGACAAAGCAAAGCTAAAGGAGCTGGAGAAATACAAGATCCAGCTGGAGCAGGTGCAGGAATGGAAGAGCAAAATGCAGGAGCAGCAGGCAGACCTGCAGCGGCGCCTCAAGGAGGCGCGGAAG GAAGCCAAGGAGGCACTGGAGGCAAAGGAACGCTACATGGAGGAGATGGCTGACACTGCCGACGCCATCGAGATGGCCACTCTGGACAAGGAGATGGCTGAAGAGCGGGCCGAGTCCCTGCAGCAGGAGGTGGAGGCGCTGAAGGAGCGTGTGGACGAGCTCACCACTGACTTGGAGATCCTCAAGGCTGAGATTGAAGAGAAGG GCTCCGATGGGGCTGCGTCCAGTTACCAGCTCAAGCAGTTCGAGGAGCAGAACGCCCGCCTAAAGGATGCCCTGGTGAG GATGCGGGATCTTTCTTCCTCAGAGAAGCAGGAGCATGTGAAACTCCAGAAGCTCATGGAAAAGAAGAACCAAGAGCTGGAAGTTGTGAGGCAGCAGCGGGAGCGTCTGCAGGAGGAGCTGAGCCAGGCAGAGAGTACCATCGATGAGCTCAAGGAGCAG GTGGATGCTGCTCTGGGCGCTGAGGAGATGGTGGAGATGCTGACAGACCGGAACCTGAATCTGGAAGAGAAAGTGCGGGAATTGAGAGAGACGGTGGGGGACTTG GAAGCCATCAATGAAATGAATGACGAGCTGCAGGAGAATGCGCGTGAGACAGAACTGGAGCTGCGGGAGCAGCTGGACATGGCGGGCGCTCGGGTGCGCGAGGCCCAGAAGCGTGTGGAGGCAGCCCAGGAGACGGTTGCAGACTACCAGCAAACCATCAGGAAGTACCGCCAGCTGACCGCCCACCTACAG GACGTGAATCGGGAACTGACGAACCAGCAGGAAGCATCGGTGGAGCGGCAGCAGCAGCCACCCCCAGAGACTTTTGACTTCAAAATCAAGTTTGCTGAGACTAAGGCCCACGCCAAG GCGATTGAGATGGAACTGAGGCAAATGGAGGTGGCCCAGGCCAACCGGCACATGTCCCTGCTGACAGCCTTCATGCCCGACAGCTTCCTGCGGCCCGGCGGGGACCATGACTGCGTCCTGGTGCTGCTGCTCATGCCTCGTCTCGTTTGTAAG GCGGAGCTGATCCGGAAGCAGGCCCAGGAGAAGTTTGAACTAAGCGAGAACTGTTCAGAGCGGCCCGGGCTTCGAGGAGCTGCAGGGGAGCAGCTCAGCTTTGCTGCTGGGCTGGTGTACTCGCTGAGTCTGCTGCAGGCCACACTTCACCGCTACGAGCA TGCCCTCTCTCAGTGCAATGTGGATGTGTATAAGAAGGTGGGCGGCCTCTACCCTGAGATGAGTGCCCACGAGCGCTCCTTGGACTTCCTCATTGAGCTGCTGCACAAGGACCAGCTGGATGAGACCGTCAATGTCGAACCTCTCACCAAGGCCATCAAGTACTACCAG CATCTGTACAGCATCCACCTTGCCGAACAGCCCGAGGACAGTACCATGCAGCTGGCCGACCACATCAAG TTCACCCAGAGTGCCCTGGATTGCATGGGCGTGGAGGTGGGACGGCTGCGTGCCTTCTTGCAG GGTGGGCAGGAGGCTTCAGATATTGCCCTCCTGCTCCGGGACCTGGAAACATCGTGCAGTGACATCCGCCAGTTCTGCAAGAAGATCCGGAGGCGAATGCCGGGGACAGATGCTCCTGGGATCCCTACTGCACTGGCCTTTGGACCACAG GTGTCCGACACACTCCTAGACTGCAGGAAACACTTGACGTGGGTGGTAGCTGTGCTGCAGGAAGTGGCAGCTGCTGCTGCCCAGCTCATTGCCCCACTGGCAGAGAATGAGGGACTGCCCGTGGCTGCCCTGGAGGAACTGGCCTTCAAAGCAAGCGAGCAG ATCTATGGGACCCCTTCCAGCAGTCCCTACGAGTGTCTGCGCCAGTCGTGCAGCATCCTCATCAGCACCATGAACAAGCTGGCCACAGCCATGCAGGAAGGAGAGTATGATGCAGAGCGGCCCCCCAGCAAG CCGCCTCCTGTCGAGCTGCGGGCTGCAGCCCTTCGTGCGGAGATCACAGACGCTGAAGGCCTGGGCTTGAAACTTGAAGATCGAGAGACAGTTATCAAGGAGTTGAAGAAGTCACTCAAGATCAAG GGGGAGGAGCTGAGTGAGGCCAACGTGCGGCTGAGCCTCCTGGAGAAGAAGCTGGACAGCGCTGCCAAGGACGCAGACGAGCGCATTGAGAAAGTCCAGACTCGGCTGGATGAGACCCAGGCGCTGCTGCGGAAGAAGGAGAA AGAGTTCGAGGAGACGATGGATGCGCTGCAGGCTGACATTGACCAGCTGGAGGCGGAGAAGGCGGAGCTAAAGCAGCGGCTCAGCAGCCAGTCCAAGCGCACCATCGAGGGTCTCCGGGGGCCCCCTCCCTCGGGTATTGCTACCCTGGTCTCTGGCATTGCTGGTG GAGGCGCCCCTGGGCAGGCTCTGGGGCCTGTGACAGGCCCGGGGCTGGTGAAGGACTCGCCACTGCTGCTTCAGCAGATCTCGGCCATGAGGCTGCACATCTCCCAGCTCCAGCATGAGAACAGCGTCCTCAAG GGAGCCCAGATGAAGGCCTCCTTAGCATCCCTGCCCCCTCTGCATGTGGCAAAGCTCTCCCTCCCGCCCCACGAGGGCCCTGGCAGTGAGCTGGCGACTGGAGCGCTCTATCGAAAGACCAGCCAGCTGCTGGAGAGGTTGAATCAGCTGAGCACGCACACCCACGTAGTAGATATCACGCGTGTGAGCCCTG CTGCCAAGAGCCCATCAGCCCAGCTCCTGGAGCAAGTGGCTCAGCTCAAGTCCCTAAGCGACACCATCGAGAAGCTCAAG